A window from Aquiluna borgnonia encodes these proteins:
- a CDS encoding TIGR01777 family oxidoreductase, producing MKVLISGANGLIGSELSRQLRSEGHTAIHLVRHPVNGPDQIFWDPMASKFDPAAIEGIDAVVNLAGATTGKIPWTRRYMTELIDSRINSTKLLVDAINGAKNPPKVLISGSASGVYGDQGDKWLDETSPKGDGFLADLAHRWEQEAEKASCRVVLVRTTMVMSKKLGALGKLLPLIKLGIGGALGSGKQWWAWISLEDEVRAIKHLIETESASGPYNLTAPEPATCEQIIRELGRQLHRPTFLKVPAFAMRLLIGIAADELLLCSQKMTSHRLQESGFEFKHPTLVQSVGYVIS from the coding sequence ATGAAGGTTCTTATTTCTGGAGCGAACGGACTTATCGGTTCTGAACTCTCAAGGCAGCTCAGAAGCGAAGGCCACACCGCAATTCACCTGGTTCGACACCCCGTGAACGGTCCGGATCAGATCTTTTGGGACCCGATGGCCTCAAAGTTTGATCCCGCTGCGATTGAGGGGATTGACGCGGTTGTGAACCTAGCCGGAGCAACAACCGGAAAAATCCCCTGGACTCGGCGCTACATGACGGAGCTAATCGACTCCAGAATCAACTCAACCAAGCTTTTGGTTGATGCAATCAATGGAGCAAAGAACCCTCCAAAAGTCCTCATTTCAGGGTCGGCCTCAGGCGTCTATGGCGATCAGGGCGACAAGTGGCTGGACGAAACATCTCCCAAGGGCGATGGTTTTCTTGCCGACCTGGCTCATCGTTGGGAGCAGGAAGCCGAGAAGGCCAGCTGCCGAGTGGTCTTGGTCCGAACCACGATGGTTATGAGCAAAAAGCTCGGAGCGCTGGGCAAGCTGCTTCCGCTTATCAAGCTGGGAATTGGTGGGGCCTTAGGTTCAGGCAAGCAGTGGTGGGCTTGGATCTCGCTGGAAGATGAGGTACGAGCGATCAAGCACCTGATCGAAACTGAATCTGCCTCTGGTCCCTACAACCTGACCGCACCTGAGCCTGCCACATGCGAGCAGATAATTCGCGAGCTTGGTCGCCAACTTCACAGGCCGACGTTTTTGAAAGTGCCCGCCTTCGCCATGCGACTTCTAATTGGAATCGCAGCAGATGAACTTCTACTCTGCTCGCAGAAAATGACATCCCACCGATTGCAGGAATCGGGGTTTGAATTCAAACACCCGACCCTGGTTCAATCGGTGGGATACGTAATCAGCTAA
- a CDS encoding TerC family protein, translating into MQVELWVWITTIAVLVAILLADFIVQLKRPHEPSFKESGIQVSIYITLALLFTFLVGGVWGPQYAAEYIAGWVTEYSLSVDNIFVFLIIFTQFAVPKQLRSQVLLIGIAIALALRFVFIVLGAAFIERFSWAFYVFGAFLIFTAVKLVIETFHEGEEDRNESGGITKLISKLIPTTPDYHDNRYRVKLDGKWVYTPLLLVMISIGFTDLLFALDSIPAVYGLTNEPYIVFVANAFALLGLRQLYFLLGGLMERLKYLSVGLSIILAWIGLKLVIHALHKNELPFINGGQHVEIIPEISTELSLAVILITLAITTIWSLAVTRDDGKKTKKAAH; encoded by the coding sequence ATGCAAGTAGAGCTCTGGGTCTGGATCACAACAATCGCAGTTTTGGTCGCAATCCTGCTGGCTGATTTTATTGTTCAGCTGAAGAGGCCACACGAGCCCAGTTTCAAAGAGTCCGGCATCCAGGTGAGCATTTACATCACGCTGGCCCTGCTCTTCACGTTCTTGGTCGGTGGTGTCTGGGGTCCGCAGTATGCGGCTGAGTACATCGCCGGCTGGGTTACCGAATACAGCCTCTCGGTGGACAACATCTTTGTATTCCTAATCATCTTCACTCAGTTCGCGGTGCCAAAGCAGCTTCGCTCTCAGGTGCTGCTGATCGGAATCGCAATTGCACTTGCCCTGAGATTCGTCTTCATTGTCCTCGGTGCCGCATTTATTGAGCGCTTCAGCTGGGCCTTCTATGTCTTCGGTGCTTTCTTGATCTTCACTGCCGTGAAGCTTGTGATTGAAACCTTCCATGAGGGTGAGGAGGATCGCAACGAGTCTGGCGGAATCACTAAGCTCATCTCCAAGCTAATCCCAACCACACCCGATTACCACGACAATCGCTACCGAGTGAAGCTCGATGGCAAGTGGGTTTACACGCCGCTGCTACTGGTGATGATTTCGATTGGCTTCACCGACCTGCTGTTTGCGCTGGACTCAATCCCGGCGGTCTATGGACTAACCAATGAGCCCTACATCGTTTTCGTAGCCAACGCCTTCGCGCTGCTGGGACTTCGCCAGCTCTACTTCCTGCTCGGCGGTTTGATGGAGCGACTGAAGTACCTGTCGGTGGGCTTGAGCATCATTTTGGCCTGGATTGGTCTGAAGCTGGTTATCCATGCCCTGCACAAAAACGAGCTGCCATTTATCAATGGCGGGCAGCACGTTGAGATCATCCCTGAGATCTCAACTGAGCTTTCGCTGGCAGTCATTTTGATCACCCTTGCCATCACGACCATCTGGTCGCTGGCAGTGACAAGAGACGATGGCAAGAAAACTAAGAAGGCTGCTCACTAG